Part of the Pseudomonadota bacterium genome is shown below.
ATAGCTCATGATTTTAGTAGCATGCAAGAATAACTCGGGCCTGGCAGGTAAGTACCCCAAGGTGACGGACTGCGACTTTCCCGGCGCAGAATCGGATGGCGCCTTGATGGCGCGCGTGGCCGCGCGGGACCGCCAAGCCTTTGAGGTGCTCTACCGCCGTTACGCGCCGATGCTAGGACGGTATCTTTTGAGGCTGCTGAAGAACCGCGAGCTTATCGAAGAGGCGCTAAACGATGTCATGTTGACCTTGTGGCTCAATGCCGGGCGCTTTGATTCCAGTTGTCGTTTGTCGAGCTGGCTCTTTGGCATTGCGCACAAGAAAGGTCTCAAGGCCCTTCAGCGCGCCTCGCGACATAGCGCTGGGCCCGATGGCGAACTTAAGCCGA
Proteins encoded:
- a CDS encoding sigma-70 family RNA polymerase sigma factor, producing MILVACKNNSGLAGKYPKVTDCDFPGAESDGALMARVAARDRQAFEVLYRRYAPMLGRYLLRLLKNRELIEEALNDVMLTLWLNAGRFDSSCRLSSWLFGIAHKKGLKALQRASRHSAGPDGELKPSCEENVSNDVSDHETPEQDLDRHDQRRTLAKAIAALSAEHRAVIELTFFHGLPYQEIAEIVGAPVNTIKTRMFHARRRLAEILTERR